ataataaaattccgcagacatttttaacattgccatttcatagattcaagtcaattgtaaaaaatacattgttaaagaaggcatattattcgatacaagagtatattgatgataaaaaagcgtgtagttaatgcttgttgacttccaggcagaagacataacatacatatatgtataattatagtatttaactaacatgactgtatttttagacgttgaaaaagagtaactactgagtttcttgccagttcttctcggtagaatctgcattctgaaccggtggtagctttactttaaatagtttgttaaatgactattcaaaagtgcttgtaaaagcctacttgaataaagtatattttgattttgattttatctacTAGCATTTTGTATACTATAAGtgaattattattcttattgagaaataaagatttttaaccAGAAAAGTGTACAGTATATCAGTTACTGTAAATGATACAATTTaaagcttataataaatatcaaatataaattcaaaaagagaacctatatatatacgtagaaaaaaaatatattttttttttctctcataAAGAGGATTTTAGCGTAGGCGTGAGTAATTAAGAATTTTAGATTttgaaaattgtattgaaatatattctgGATTTAAAGAAGTACACTATATTGAAAAGATATTTATGCAATTACAAGTGacaataacgaaataaaacttttgatattgttaataatttaataatatcattacttACATGCAACTTTACCCCATTCAACTTCAATAAACCACTCATTTAaaactttcattttaattcacttgttttaatttttaatgattttaaaatgtagcctcatttgtttttttataaattacccTTCTATTTCCTCATttgtctaatattatttatacttttattatgattcgaatatataagtatatattgacCATGAAATTTTTTGAAGATTCCTAACCTTCCTGACTCGTAATGTCAGATATAAATTGAagttactaaattgttacgtaCTTGAATAATTGTTACGTACTGTTGTTAATTCATAGATGATACACTAATACTagctatattaattattatcatacaaaaatatgtttgaattttgacataattataaaacttgtacTAATGTTGCCTGAATAAATTTTTActgtatcaatatttttatacatttaaatgattttaattttattaaacaacagttttactattattattataattatttactattatctAACAAATAATTGCATTGCAAGATTGTAGCTATTTAATAGCAGtgtaaattcaaaaatttaccATACTACTGTTGTCGCTAcgatttttgaagcgggcaacattaaaaaaaaaaaagaaaacattggcggGAAATTTAAGCTCTCTTCTGGATACGCTGGAATCGGGAACATTGTTTtaacattatcttacattactgtattgttttacgTTATTAATTACTTTCGGGAGTGATACAcacaacttatataaatacaccgtacaaataactagcagcagttaattaacaaatgaCTTTCTTTTACACTACGAAGAACATAAATGCCCTCCCCATTCTGTAGTAAACAAATATCATATAGTATTGTTAGCTGAtagtttttacaattaatagcTAAATAGGCATAGCGTACATAATTTCaggctaaataaaaaaaaaagaacaaaaattgTTTGCGGGCTGCGGcatttgtttaaaatcaaaCGGCCAATCGTTTGGGATCATCGGGATCCTCGGAATGAGAATTTCCTCACCTTCGAATTTTCCTTTGAGTATCGTTGCGTAATTGTTAAGTGCTTCCAATGCACGTTTATGCACCTTTGTGTATTAGTCCCAGATGATGATAAAACTTTGGCCATTGCGGAGTGGTGTGCAACATTTGTCTGTTTCCAGCCTTCATCTTGTGTTTAGTGGAATGAAAACATCGGCAGGAAACCtccatgtgactaatttcaatgaaattctgtcacatgtgtgtgtatatattagAGCAGCTTGGTGATCTCCTCAAATTGAGAGGCATAAGCCCAGCAATATATTAAGTAGTTGCTTTACTTTTTTACGCCTTCGAATGACAATGACTCGATAGGTATACTTTTTTAAACGGTCAATTGAGCCACCTTATGGTTCGTGGTAACCAACATCCATAAGCATCATGGGATGGTGGCGCATATGTCTTGTACCTGaagatacactggctcattcgcccttcgaaccggaacacaataatactaagtattgctgatagaatatctgatgaatggttGGTACCAAAACTAATACTTATTAaaggtacaaaaataaaacaaaactcaaataaaaatacatttaatattataatttagctaGGCGTTTCGTTTTAATATCACTATTTaagaaatcattaattttatcgacAAAGGCTTCAGGTTTAGTGATGTGAATATCGTGTGTTCCCGTGACGTTTATAACGATAAAAACCGGTATCGATTCTTGTAATCTTTTCATTAAATGATCGCCGCGCTCCTTTAACATTTCAAAAGTTTCGTCAATAGACGCTACGATATTTAACATAGCTGGTGCATTAGTTGTGGCAATTTTAATAAGCATTTCTTCTGTCATTGGTATTGCTACCACTTTTTTCATACGGGGCTCCCAGGACAATCTGTGaagttaatagttttaataaacatacacGTGAATGGAATTGAAACACAGCCTGGAAACTCACACATGATTAAAATgggtattttattcaattataaaaaatatcgattctaccaaaataatactatttaggactaagaattatttttgttgtgtttCGTAGTCATTACCGGAATCCTATAAAATCTATTGTAGTTAACCTACATTTTCtaaggaaaaaaaataccatgctaacaatttaataaaattttggaaatgtttatatatatatatatatttgtaaatatggaGACGTTCCCCTTACCTcactattatattcatatatctcatattatctttattaatatattatgaattattgctATGGTTTGCAAATCTAAGCTGGGTTGGTCTCACCTAGCACTCCTTATATTCAAAAGCTGCTTACCTGTATTTACCATTACCAACAGGCACCAATGTTCTGGACAGCACAACGGCAGACTGTTCCTTACTCAGCTTCCTACTCCTTACTAGTAGGTTTATTGCTTGTTCGTATGAATATTCTTTACTATGTTCGAGTTCccatctaaaaaataaatattggctaCAATGTGGGATTTACTGTGATTAGATTCAGGGGTTGGGGGGCAGTCGTTAGGTACCCTATGTACGATTTATATGATAGCGATCAttctttaagataaaaaaaaaagttaaatatatattagtatgaacTCGGTGACTTGtcaatttttatacatactGGCTTATCGTTGGCCAGCATTTAAGACTATAACTCAATCACACCCAGATTGAATCTATGACTtgcattgtttaatttaattatgtacagattaaataaaatagttaattatattcgaaactagtattcaaattaatttgtatttaataattattgttgataaTTAATGATAATCCAGGGATGGCTCCTAACTTCCTAGTGGGGTTGTACCCACCCTTGCCCCACTTGGCTATttctataaacataattaataattaaaattaccttGAATAATTCTCATAATAATCATCATAAAAGTATTGATACCACAAATTAGGGCTATAATCTGGGAAACAATTCATAGAGAGCGGTGGTGGGGGGTCCAGGTTCACCATTTTTGATATTCTGTTTGGATATATGTAGTTGTAGAGAATTCCTGCAATGGACAAATAAAAGAGTTTAATTTCTttgataaaattagttattattagaacagaggatttatttttttaaaagaataaaagcaATGTGACTCAAATACCATCTGCCCCAAAAATACCAAATCGTGATGATCACGAATGCTCGGACATCAGTGATATAATCAAGAATCAGTTATTACTCTTGTTGTTTTttagtttcataatttaatctaatttgtttacagttatagatatatataatatattttttaagaagacATAAGAGTGCTTGCCTATAATAAATCCACTGGAATGTGCCATGTAGACAAATGCTTCCCATTTCAAATGCTGGATCACCAATTGTATCGCCACCATATGGTGAGCTTGGGAGATGAGAGGACCCACCGGAAACGGATCTGATTTGCCATGACCTGTAAAATGAAAgtcaaattgtaaataatacttattaaaagcTTCTGtaactatttgtaatttttctccttgtatttttttttttgctgataATCATACTTTGGCCAGAACTTCAAGTTCAAACAAGGTTTCACTTGTCTTGTGTTTCATGACTATTCCCAAGAATATGCTTGTAATCAGTTGTAATTGTTAATttgtactgtattttttttttaatctgagttaaatattatgttccATAGCTATAGGTACATAGCTAAACAATTTAGGAGAAAAGAATACTTGAAaggatttatttacaattttttatttaacttcacagGTATGAATCAATTGAACTGACATTTTGCAAAACTTACACGCAAAACATACATTAGCGTGATTAAACTCAATTTGCCGTagtacatgaataaaaaaaaatattagtgttttttttctatcgataatacatatttttgaactTACCAGGTAAGTCGATCGCTACGTAATAGTACTTGTCAGGTAAATGCTGTACAATCGGTATGAAGGTTGCGGCAGTGTCCATATGACCATGGACCATCAACACAGGGAAATTTCCAGGATCGCCCCACGATACACCTCAACAATACAGACAcaaattcagaaaaaaaaatcgcttaaaaaataatcttaatacctaggtgataaaattagttaaaatcgTGTTAATGTTGCAGAAAATTACTTAGCAAAACTTGCAATGAAACGCtcaacttttaaatattgtgaTATGTGTCAATTCAAAAGGGAtagattaaaacataaacacaGAATAATAACAAGCAAAACTTACAGGCGATTTTACCCCATATTGCTTCAATGGACCATTCTTCagtttttttcaacattttcgaTGAATACTACTGTCTACTGAGATATCGGAaaatacagtaataaatatgtaattataatttatacctacACCTAGAAGCGaaggtcatttttttattatcaggaATTATATAGCTGAGGTTAgaattttgaatgaatgaagTATTGTTTATTGAAATCAGTGTCTGCGTTCTTATCgttactgtaaataaatattttatctataaataatagacAGCAACGTcgcgaaaaaaaaatcttacgtcAGTAATTTGTGATGTATTACAAAGATGTATTtcttgtatacaaaatattttaccagtaaatagttacattaataaatatcaccCATACGAAGCCGGAGCGAGTAGCCAGTATAAGGATAAATTGCTATACAAGTATACAGTTTTGACGTtgctaacataaatattttgcaacCATTTTATTTTACCATAATATACCAAtgctatattaatttatctgaCAAAATGACGCTGTGTAGTGTGTACGAGGTCTAGACCGATTTAAGTCTCGAGTCACACAGTCagtactaaataaattttaatcgttcGTATTGAACTGTATACTCAAAatacatgaattaaaaaaaatcgtacaactaatttatcgataaaaacAGTGTCAAATCACattgaattgtaatttattttgtgccagaaatattgatttatgatatttttcaatagattCTCTTAATATGAGACTAAacttttgtacaatatttttgtttaagtacCTAACTGAAATTTTTTGGCACTATTGAATTTCTTGTCGGTTTTTCTGGGCAAAAatttctttccgaaccggtggtaatttactttttttttttttcaatatttattacgacATAAACCTTTTATTTACACCTTTAGCTCTGTGCGACAGAGACGGCTTTTAAAAATGAAGAATGGgctaaatgttttctttattcaGAATTCTGATGCGTAGGTACATATTACATAACGATTAATGTCACTTTGAATGTAGTTAACCCCACTCCTTGAATGGCACATCATTCGAGACTCAAGGCTGTTAAGGTCagggtttgtttttattaacaagtTTATTGAAAATCTTTGTTAAGTCTAAGTACATTAAGGAGTTCTATTATACATACATCACGATATTATCAGTAAGTGTGGAACTTCAGAAGGTTACGCTAGTACTGGGTCCGATAATCTTATTATGtaggtttataatttaatagtaattgatCATTATTTTGTTGCGGAGATATTTCAAAACTATGATATCTTCtaagatatttattgaaatcaaataatttataacaccTTCTCAAATAATACTTAGTAGTAACGTATCAacgtattatgtattattattttttaatctaatctACCCTAACCGGTATTGGCGCATTTGTTTTTTGCCTGCGGTGGCGTTAATGCCTAAATACCAAAAAGGTTAGCTGtcaaaagaagaaaaagaaactCCAGTTTTTGCAACATTATTCATTGATTCCGCTCTTATTAGTCGTAGCGTATATAACCTaaagcctaaagccttcctcaataaatgaaataatctaacattgaaaatattttttcatatacgaCCAGTAGTTCTGGAGATTATCGCGTTccatcaaacaaacaaattcagtcataatattagtatagaggattaattaattaatctcttATTAGTTTAAAAGAGGCCGTGATAAAATCATTtcctttttccaaataaaattgaGAACTGCTGTAATGTTTCAAAGTGAGAATTGT
Above is a genomic segment from Vanessa tameamea isolate UH-Manoa-2023 chromosome 29, ilVanTame1 primary haplotype, whole genome shotgun sequence containing:
- the LOC113396849 gene encoding serine hydrolase-like protein — protein: MLKKTEEWSIEAIWGKIACVSWGDPGNFPVLMVHGHMDTAATFIPIVQHLPDKYYYVAIDLPGHGKSDPFPVGPLISQAHHMVAIQLVIQHLKWEAFVYMAHSSGFIIGILYNYIYPNRISKMVNLDPPPPLSMNCFPDYSPNLWYQYFYDDYYENYSRWELEHSKEYSYEQAINLLVRSRKLSKEQSAVVLSRTLVPVGNGKYRLSWEPRMKKVVAIPMTEEMLIKIATTNAPAMLNIVASIDETFEMLKERGDHLMKRLQESIPVFIVINVTGTHDIHITKPEAFVDKINDFLNSDIKTKRLAKL